The proteins below come from a single Caulobacter flavus genomic window:
- a CDS encoding pilus assembly protein TadG-related protein produces MMRRWLRDDKGGVAIIAAATLTGGVGLAALAVDVGSVYLQSRRLQGVADLAAMAAASDIAHAQAAANATVEINPVGGAVTAQVARGRYDPRAVGGPSQRFQAGEVDPDAARVVLQGEAPLFFGQALLGKKTIPIRRQATATRADLASFSIGTRLASLDAGVANALLTGLTGSKVSLSVMDYNALADADVDLFDYLDALDTKLGINAASYDDLLATDVKTGKALSVLADVLNAAGDSRAASAATVLASATASSQQVKLSTLVNLGPYGGQDHVAGGSSAGIGTDAMQLANAMLMLSNGARQVQLDLGAAIPGLADVDAWLAIGEPMNNSSYMTVTQDKSVVVRTAQTRLYVEAKLLGSGILGGLAQVKVPLLVELASGEAKLAALDCKTRTTTLAVKPSVGSLTIGQVDTSKLSNFKVGLTPTKGRIVQAPLFTVDGAAKVDLGGASFRNVVFSSADVAAGTVKTVKTNDLVSTTVATLLGNLSLDVHLLGLQLGLGESAILAALKPLLAAAASPLDLAINRLTALVGVGLGEADVRANGMRCGAPALVA; encoded by the coding sequence ATGATGCGCCGCTGGCTTCGCGACGATAAGGGCGGCGTGGCGATCATCGCCGCGGCCACCCTGACGGGCGGCGTCGGCCTGGCGGCCCTGGCCGTCGACGTCGGTTCGGTCTACCTGCAGTCGCGCCGGCTGCAGGGCGTGGCCGACCTGGCGGCCATGGCGGCCGCCAGCGACATCGCCCACGCCCAAGCCGCCGCCAACGCCACGGTCGAGATCAACCCGGTCGGCGGCGCGGTGACGGCGCAGGTCGCGCGCGGCCGCTACGACCCTCGCGCCGTCGGCGGGCCCAGCCAGCGCTTCCAGGCCGGCGAGGTCGATCCCGACGCCGCCCGCGTCGTCCTGCAGGGCGAGGCGCCGCTGTTCTTCGGCCAGGCCCTGCTGGGCAAGAAGACGATCCCGATCCGCCGCCAGGCGACGGCCACGCGCGCCGACCTGGCCAGCTTCTCGATCGGCACCCGGCTGGCCAGCCTCGACGCGGGCGTCGCCAACGCCCTGCTGACCGGCCTGACCGGCAGCAAGGTCAGCCTGTCGGTCATGGACTACAACGCCCTGGCCGACGCCGACGTGGACCTGTTCGACTATCTCGACGCGCTGGACACCAAGCTGGGGATCAACGCCGCCAGCTACGACGACCTGCTGGCCACCGACGTGAAGACCGGCAAGGCCCTGTCGGTGCTGGCCGACGTGCTGAACGCCGCCGGCGACAGCCGCGCCGCCAGCGCCGCCACGGTGCTGGCCTCGGCCACCGCCTCAAGCCAGCAAGTCAAGCTCAGCACGCTGGTCAACCTCGGCCCCTACGGCGGCCAGGACCACGTGGCCGGCGGCTCCAGCGCCGGGATCGGCACGGACGCCATGCAGCTGGCCAACGCCATGCTGATGCTCAGCAACGGCGCGCGGCAGGTGCAGCTGGACCTGGGCGCGGCCATTCCGGGCCTGGCCGACGTCGACGCCTGGCTGGCCATCGGCGAGCCGATGAACAACTCGTCCTACATGACCGTCACCCAGGACAAATCGGTGGTGGTCCGCACGGCCCAGACGCGGCTGTATGTCGAGGCCAAGCTGCTGGGATCGGGGATCCTGGGCGGCCTGGCCCAGGTCAAGGTGCCGCTGCTGGTGGAGCTGGCCTCGGGCGAGGCCAAGCTGGCCGCGCTGGACTGCAAGACCCGCACGACCACCCTGGCGGTCAAGCCCAGCGTCGGCTCGCTGACCATCGGCCAGGTCGACACCAGCAAGCTGTCCAACTTCAAGGTCGGCCTGACCCCGACCAAGGGCCGGATCGTCCAGGCCCCGCTGTTCACGGTGGACGGCGCGGCCAAGGTCGACCTGGGCGGGGCCAGCTTCCGCAACGTCGTGTTCAGCAGCGCCGACGTGGCGGCCGGCACGGTCAAGACCGTGAAGACCAACGACCTGGTGTCGACCACGGTGGCCACCCTGCTGGGCAACCTGTCGCTGGACGTCCATCTGCTGGGCCTGCAGCTGGGCCTGGGCGAGTCGGCGATCCTGGCGGCCCTGAAGCCGCTGCTGGCCGCCGCCGCCTCGCCCCTGGACCTGGCGATCAACCGCCTGACCGCCCTGGTCGGCGTGGGCCTGGGCGAGGCCGACGTGCGGGCCAACGGCATGCGCTGCGGCGCCCCGGCCCTTGTGGCCTGA
- a CDS encoding TadE family protein, with amino-acid sequence MCRKQFFQKFGADRTGTALVEFALVCPMLIMLVVGMLGWGAYFWMAHSVQQVANDAARAAVAGLNGAERASLAKAAVTEGMADYSGLDGSLVKTTVTERSDRTVVSVSYDASKTVVFAFSKIAPMPSSMITRQASVRLGGY; translated from the coding sequence ATGTGCAGAAAGCAGTTCTTCCAGAAGTTCGGCGCGGACCGGACAGGGACGGCCCTGGTCGAGTTCGCCCTGGTTTGTCCGATGCTCATCATGCTCGTGGTGGGGATGCTCGGCTGGGGCGCGTACTTCTGGATGGCCCACTCGGTGCAGCAGGTGGCCAACGACGCCGCGCGGGCGGCCGTGGCCGGGCTGAACGGGGCCGAGCGGGCTTCGCTGGCCAAGGCCGCGGTGACCGAGGGCATGGCCGACTATTCCGGCCTCGACGGCTCCCTGGTGAAGACCACCGTCACCGAGCGTTCCGACCGCACCGTGGTGTCGGTCTCCTACGACGCCTCCAAGACCGTCGTCTTCGCCTTCTCCAAGATCGCCCCGATGCCCTCGAGCATGATCACGCGCCAGGCCTCGGTCCGTCTGGGGGGCTACTGA
- a CDS encoding PAS domain-containing protein, translating into MKSRDMAPARVTAGEISRNFGQWQDVALSGPVIVTHHGRPRVVMISAEHYAAAGLAEGPAGFDNDSALQTAETARSAILGHMNEAFVALDPDLRIIAVNAVFEDLKGASAAQLVGLAWTEVFSAPVQALIGEQFRRVLRTGETLEFESESTVQSGRCFGVRVFPYPGGVAAVFVNRTEERDLRARLDRAAALETALSVLPGVATARLNIRGVLASMDADFLRLTGFSEAELRDCRLSDIVRPAERRSLTQAVEHALQGDAPARLPVTLLVKDGAERTVELALATVRRDGVPEGVLAVLST; encoded by the coding sequence ATGAAGTCGCGCGACATGGCGCCGGCGCGGGTGACCGCCGGGGAAATCAGCAGGAATTTCGGCCAGTGGCAGGACGTGGCCCTGTCCGGACCGGTCATCGTGACTCACCACGGCCGACCCCGGGTGGTGATGATCTCGGCCGAGCACTACGCGGCCGCGGGCTTGGCCGAGGGGCCGGCCGGCTTCGACAACGACTCGGCCCTGCAGACGGCCGAGACGGCGAGGTCGGCGATCCTGGGCCATATGAACGAGGCGTTCGTGGCCCTTGATCCGGACCTGCGGATCATCGCCGTCAACGCGGTCTTCGAGGATCTGAAGGGCGCCAGCGCGGCCCAGTTGGTCGGCCTGGCCTGGACCGAGGTGTTCAGCGCCCCGGTGCAGGCCCTGATCGGCGAGCAGTTCCGCCGCGTGCTGCGAACGGGCGAGACGCTGGAGTTCGAGTCGGAATCGACCGTGCAGTCGGGCCGCTGCTTCGGCGTGCGCGTGTTCCCCTATCCCGGCGGCGTGGCGGCCGTGTTCGTCAACCGCACCGAGGAGCGCGACCTGCGCGCCCGCCTCGATCGCGCCGCGGCGCTGGAGACGGCCCTGTCGGTGCTGCCGGGCGTGGCCACCGCGCGCCTCAACATCCGCGGCGTACTGGCCTCGATGGACGCCGACTTCCTGCGGCTGACCGGCTTCTCCGAGGCCGAGCTGCGCGACTGCCGGCTCAGCGACATCGTCCGTCCGGCCGAGCGCCGCTCCCTGACTCAGGCCGTCGAGCACGCCCTGCAGGGCGACGCGCCCGCGCGCCTGCCCGTGACCCTGCTGGTCAAGGACGGCGCCGAGCGCACGGTCGAGCTGGCCCTGGCCACCGTCCGCCGCGACGGCGTACCCGAAGGGGTGCTGGCGGTGCTGTCGACCTGA
- a CDS encoding helix-turn-helix domain-containing protein codes for MATPPPAHPIDRHVGAMIRAHRRAAGVSQEELGAALGLTFQQIQKYETGENRISASKLVEVARVLSLPVGALFEGVDVVASGGESLIARFMSLREAAPFMEAAVALPEPVRNEIFRLATVYAAEDAAAS; via the coding sequence ATGGCGACCCCGCCTCCCGCGCACCCGATCGACCGGCACGTCGGCGCGATGATCCGCGCCCATCGTCGCGCGGCCGGCGTCTCGCAGGAGGAACTGGGCGCGGCGCTGGGCCTGACCTTCCAGCAGATTCAGAAGTACGAGACCGGCGAGAACCGCATCAGCGCCTCGAAGCTGGTCGAGGTCGCCCGGGTGCTGTCGCTGCCCGTCGGCGCCCTGTTCGAGGGGGTCGACGTCGTCGCCAGCGGCGGCGAGAGCCTGATCGCCCGCTTCATGAGCCTGCGCGAGGCCGCCCCGTTCATGGAGGCGGCCGTCGCCCTGCCCGAGCCGGTGCGTAACGAGATCTTCCGCCTGGCGACGGTGTACGCCGCCGAGGACGCCGCGGCCTCCTGA
- a CDS encoding protein activator of alkane oxidation PraB: MKSAAALSAAVLMATAAGSASAASFTPNPVSGFTMSGMLNISQTTTVDCSVTMTGDIASGGATATITNVSVDPGSWHCGWYVTASGTPWIVLPTSTSSVMIWMGFAAPSICSGATTASWTNGSPSAATFSSASLPGSPGCTLFGTVTASHSVTII, from the coding sequence ATGAAATCCGCCGCTGCTCTGTCCGCCGCCGTTCTCATGGCGACCGCCGCTGGGTCCGCCTCGGCCGCCTCGTTCACGCCGAACCCCGTCTCGGGCTTCACGATGAGCGGAATGCTGAACATCTCTCAAACCACGACGGTCGACTGCAGCGTCACGATGACGGGCGACATCGCCAGCGGCGGCGCGACCGCGACGATCACCAATGTGTCGGTGGATCCCGGCAGCTGGCATTGCGGCTGGTATGTGACGGCCAGCGGCACGCCGTGGATCGTCCTGCCGACCAGCACCTCGTCGGTCATGATCTGGATGGGATTCGCCGCGCCCTCGATCTGCAGCGGCGCCACGACCGCCAGCTGGACGAACGGATCGCCCAGCGCGGCCACCTTCTCAAGCGCGAGCCTTCCCGGGTCTCCGGGCTGCACCCTGTTCGGCACGGTCACCGCCTCGCATTCGGTGACCATCATCTGA
- a CDS encoding glycosyltransferase, producing the protein MTAILHAMLGKGLGGLEQVFLDYQPILETWAARRGGICAGVVRAGGAVAKAQGGRTPPLLSMPAHTDWDPLALGAARRLVRAVRPSIILSHGQRPARLFEKAAPASTRLAICVHKPVFDVETTRTDYICVGRHLAELAVERGIPAERVHFVPNAVNIPTVLADPFAQAGRPPRIVAAGRLHPKKGFDVLIAAAAILRDRGLAFEVEIAGEGDERGKLEGLIAEHGLADRVRLAGWRDASAFLATGDVFAFPSYQEGFPLVLLEAMAVGLPVASSSIPGPDEMIVDGDSGRLLPPGDAIALADALAALIAAPDAARGFGRKARAAVLADYGPDSLGRRLSAVVDEIANRA; encoded by the coding sequence TTGACCGCCATCCTGCACGCCATGCTGGGCAAGGGCCTGGGCGGCCTCGAGCAGGTGTTCCTCGACTACCAGCCGATCCTCGAGACCTGGGCCGCGCGCCGGGGCGGGATCTGCGCGGGCGTGGTCCGGGCCGGCGGCGCGGTGGCCAAGGCTCAGGGCGGCCGCACGCCGCCGCTGCTGTCGATGCCCGCCCATACCGACTGGGATCCCCTGGCCCTGGGCGCGGCCCGGCGCCTGGTGCGGGCGGTCAGGCCGTCGATCATCCTCAGCCACGGCCAGCGTCCGGCCCGCCTGTTCGAGAAGGCCGCGCCGGCGTCGACCCGCCTGGCCATCTGCGTCCACAAGCCGGTGTTCGACGTCGAGACCACCCGCACCGACTACATCTGCGTCGGTCGTCACCTGGCCGAACTGGCGGTCGAGCGGGGGATCCCGGCCGAGCGCGTCCACTTCGTGCCCAACGCCGTGAATATCCCGACGGTGCTGGCCGATCCGTTCGCCCAGGCCGGGCGGCCGCCGCGCATCGTGGCCGCCGGGCGTCTGCATCCCAAGAAGGGCTTCGACGTGCTGATCGCCGCCGCGGCGATCTTGCGCGACAGGGGCCTTGCCTTCGAGGTCGAGATCGCCGGCGAGGGCGACGAGCGCGGCAAGCTGGAAGGCCTGATCGCCGAGCACGGCCTGGCCGACCGCGTGCGTCTGGCCGGCTGGCGTGACGCCTCGGCCTTCCTGGCCACGGGCGACGTCTTCGCCTTCCCGTCCTACCAGGAGGGCTTCCCGCTCGTGCTGCTGGAGGCCATGGCCGTGGGGCTGCCCGTGGCGTCCAGTTCCATTCCGGGTCCGGACGAGATGATCGTCGACGGCGACAGCGGCCGCCTGCTGCCGCCCGGCGACGCGATCGCCCTGGCCGACGCCCTGGCCGCCCTGATCGCCGCCCCTGACGCCGCGCGCGGCTTTGGCCGGAAGGCCCGCGCGGCCGTGCTGGCCGACTATGGTCCCGACAGTCTGGGCAGGCGTCTGAGCGCAGTTGTGGATGAGATCGCAAACCGGGCTTGA
- a CDS encoding PQQ-dependent sugar dehydrogenase, translating to MRSSLIFAASALLAIAACGPGEAQDSSAPAVAADGGPVETRPANAPDQKPAFAGQTRAPLKAAGVEYQVQVVAKGLDHPWAIAFLPDGSALVTEKGAGRLRILAKDGKLSPAVAGVPAVDTNGQGGLLGLAIDPNYAQNGLVYWSYAEPRDGGNGTAVARGRLVPGAAPKLENVQVIWRQTPTLASALHFGGRLVFARDGNLFVTTGERSILEGRRQAQNLDGTLGKVVRIKPDGSIPDGNPYAGQAGAKPEIWSIGHRNLQAAAINPKTGELWTVEHGAKGGDELNIPRAGKNYGWPSITYGEEYSGKPIGDGITAKEGLEQPIYYWDPVIAPSGMAFYEGDLFPAWKGSLLVGSLKEHHIARLTLDGDKVVGEERIAAEFGERIRDVVVGPDSAVWAVTDEDDGKVIRIAPKG from the coding sequence ATGCGCTCCTCCCTGATCTTCGCCGCCTCCGCCCTGCTCGCCATCGCCGCCTGCGGCCCCGGCGAGGCCCAAGACAGCAGCGCCCCGGCCGTGGCCGCCGACGGCGGTCCGGTCGAGACCCGCCCGGCCAACGCCCCGGACCAGAAACCGGCCTTCGCCGGCCAGACCCGCGCGCCGCTCAAGGCCGCCGGCGTCGAATACCAAGTGCAGGTCGTGGCCAAGGGGCTGGACCATCCGTGGGCCATCGCCTTCCTGCCCGACGGTTCGGCCCTGGTGACCGAGAAGGGCGCCGGCCGGCTGCGGATCCTGGCCAAGGACGGCAAGCTGTCGCCCGCCGTGGCCGGCGTGCCGGCCGTGGACACCAACGGCCAGGGCGGCCTGCTGGGCCTGGCGATCGATCCCAACTACGCCCAGAACGGCCTCGTCTACTGGAGCTACGCCGAGCCGCGCGACGGCGGCAACGGCACGGCCGTGGCCCGCGGTCGCCTGGTCCCGGGCGCCGCGCCGAAGCTGGAGAACGTCCAGGTCATCTGGCGCCAGACCCCGACCCTGGCCTCGGCGCTGCACTTCGGCGGCCGGCTGGTGTTCGCCCGCGACGGAAACCTGTTCGTCACCACCGGCGAGCGCTCGATCCTCGAAGGCCGGCGCCAGGCCCAGAACCTCGACGGCACGCTGGGCAAGGTGGTGCGGATCAAGCCGGACGGCTCGATCCCCGACGGCAATCCCTATGCCGGCCAGGCCGGCGCCAAGCCCGAGATCTGGTCGATCGGCCACCGCAACCTGCAGGCCGCCGCCATCAATCCCAAGACCGGCGAGCTTTGGACCGTCGAGCATGGCGCCAAGGGCGGCGACGAGCTGAACATCCCGCGCGCCGGCAAGAACTACGGCTGGCCGTCGATCACCTACGGCGAGGAATATTCGGGCAAGCCGATCGGCGACGGGATCACCGCCAAGGAAGGCCTGGAGCAGCCGATCTACTACTGGGATCCGGTGATCGCGCCCTCGGGCATGGCCTTCTACGAGGGCGACCTGTTCCCGGCCTGGAAGGGCAGCCTGCTGGTCGGCTCGCTGAAGGAGCACCACATCGCCCGCCTGACGCTGGACGGCGACAAGGTGGTTGGCGAGGAGCGCATCGCCGCCGAGTTCGGCGAGCGCATCCGCGACGTCGTGGTCGGCCCCGACAGCGCCGTCTGGGCGGTGACCGACGAGGACGACGGCAAGGTGATCAGGATCGCGCCGAAGGGCTGA
- a CDS encoding NAD(P)/FAD-dependent oxidoreductase gives MTQNFDFDAVVVGAGAVGLACGHALSRRGLVVAVLEAEGHIGQGVSSRNSEVIHGGLYYPTGSLKARLCVQGRRRLYAFLDQHKIAYKKCGKLVVATSDDEIVRLDAIWDQALANEVEGMERLTGAQAVALEPGLNAHAALLSPESGVFASHDYMLALQGEVEAAGGAVVIATPFEGATPLDGGGFTVRAGGAEPTTLTCRLLVTAPGLSAQDVAASIEGFPKDQIPAARYGKGIYFRLTGKAPFQRLIYPPPIHGALGTHYRNDMGGQAVFGPDLEYVPAPDYSVDPARAEPFAAYIRKFWPGLPDGALSPDYAGVRPKLHGAGEPQPDFQLRGADTHGLPGLAALFGIESPGLTSSLAIGEAVADLLESAG, from the coding sequence ATGACCCAGAATTTCGATTTCGACGCCGTCGTGGTGGGCGCGGGCGCCGTGGGGCTTGCCTGCGGCCATGCCCTGTCGCGGCGGGGGCTGGTGGTGGCCGTGCTGGAGGCCGAGGGCCACATCGGCCAGGGCGTGTCGTCGCGCAATTCCGAGGTGATCCACGGCGGGCTCTACTATCCCACCGGCTCGCTGAAGGCCCGGCTGTGCGTGCAGGGACGGCGGCGGCTCTATGCGTTCCTCGACCAGCACAAGATCGCCTACAAGAAGTGCGGCAAGCTGGTGGTGGCCACCAGCGACGACGAGATCGTCCGCCTCGACGCCATCTGGGACCAGGCCCTGGCCAACGAAGTCGAGGGCATGGAGCGGCTGACGGGCGCGCAGGCCGTGGCGCTGGAGCCGGGCCTCAACGCCCATGCGGCCCTGCTGTCGCCCGAGAGCGGCGTCTTCGCCAGCCACGACTACATGCTGGCCCTGCAGGGCGAAGTCGAGGCCGCCGGGGGCGCGGTGGTGATCGCCACGCCCTTCGAGGGCGCGACCCCGCTGGACGGCGGCGGCTTCACCGTGCGGGCCGGCGGCGCCGAGCCCACGACCCTGACCTGCCGGCTGCTGGTCACCGCGCCGGGCCTGTCGGCCCAGGACGTGGCGGCGAGCATAGAGGGCTTTCCCAAGGACCAGATCCCGGCCGCCCGCTATGGCAAGGGGATCTATTTCCGCCTGACCGGCAAGGCGCCGTTCCAGCGCCTCATCTATCCGCCGCCGATACACGGCGCGCTGGGCACCCACTACCGCAACGACATGGGCGGCCAGGCGGTGTTCGGCCCCGACCTGGAGTACGTGCCCGCGCCCGACTATTCGGTCGATCCGGCCCGCGCCGAGCCCTTCGCGGCCTATATCCGCAAGTTCTGGCCGGGCCTGCCTGACGGCGCGCTCAGCCCCGACTACGCCGGCGTGCGGCCCAAGCTGCACGGCGCGGGCGAGCCCCAGCCGGACTTCCAGCTGCGCGGCGCCGACACCCACGGCCTGCCGGGCCTCGCAGCCCTTTTCGGCATCGAGAGTCCGGGCCTGACCAGCAGCCTCGCGATCGGCGAGGCCGTCGCGGATCTGCTTGAGTCGGCTGGCTGA
- a CDS encoding type II toxin-antitoxin system RelE/ParE family toxin, with amino-acid sequence MRRLRFSRRAELDLIGIGDWIAADRPIAARRFVARLIESAEALRATPDMAPLMPVYGAGVRGLSVRPYIILYRVSEEAVLVERVIHGARLPKNVT; translated from the coding sequence TTGAGGCGTTTACGGTTCTCGCGACGCGCGGAACTCGATCTCATCGGCATCGGCGACTGGATCGCCGCCGATCGTCCCATCGCCGCGCGCCGTTTCGTCGCCCGGCTGATCGAAAGCGCCGAGGCCCTGCGCGCGACGCCAGACATGGCGCCGCTCATGCCGGTCTACGGCGCGGGCGTTCGCGGCCTCTCTGTTCGGCCCTACATCATCCTATACCGCGTTTCCGAGGAGGCCGTGCTCGTCGAACGCGTCATCCACGGCGCGCGCCTGCCGAAGAACGTCACATGA
- a CDS encoding APC family permease, protein MTDQTATPPKQELVRAIGPMQMTLYAAGSMMGAGIYGLVGKAAGQVGAMVWASFLVALVAALLTGLSYACLASRYPRAGGAAYVAHRAFDRGLLTHLVGMATACSGLTSIAAGAWVIGENLGSFAPLAAVPPVVIALAYALLMAGIVFRGIRESIWANLVCTVIEAGGLLLVIVVGARFWGAQDLLAVPSPSEGAATGLVPLLIVQGAALTFFAFVGFEDSINVGEEVKNPRRDLPLGILTVMGITALLYIGVAVTAVSVVPWRELAEAKAPLAHVMTTAAPWLPGWTFVVITVFAVANSALVNYVTASRLLYGMARDGRLPAPLSKVHAGRRTPHVAILVLLAVIAVLVLSGGVAQLGEATTLLLLAVFTVVNLALLVLRRRPGEKKGAFEPPAFVPALGALVCLGLIVVRVSTGALAAPLTAGVLLLAALALYALMPGTAANEARSPEP, encoded by the coding sequence ATGACCGACCAGACCGCCACTCCGCCCAAGCAGGAACTCGTCCGCGCCATCGGCCCGATGCAGATGACCCTGTACGCGGCCGGCAGCATGATGGGCGCGGGGATCTACGGCCTGGTCGGCAAGGCGGCCGGGCAGGTCGGGGCGATGGTCTGGGCCTCGTTCCTGGTCGCCCTGGTCGCTGCCCTGCTGACGGGCCTGTCCTATGCGTGCCTGGCCTCGCGCTATCCCCGGGCCGGCGGGGCGGCCTATGTCGCCCACCGGGCCTTCGACCGAGGCCTGCTGACCCATCTGGTCGGCATGGCCACGGCCTGTTCGGGCCTGACCTCGATCGCCGCCGGCGCCTGGGTGATCGGCGAGAACCTGGGCAGCTTCGCGCCGCTGGCGGCCGTGCCGCCGGTGGTCATCGCCCTGGCCTACGCCCTACTGATGGCCGGCATCGTCTTTCGCGGCATTCGAGAGTCGATCTGGGCCAACCTGGTCTGCACCGTGATCGAGGCCGGCGGCCTGCTGTTGGTCATCGTCGTCGGCGCCAGGTTCTGGGGCGCGCAGGACCTGCTCGCCGTCCCCTCTCCGTCCGAAGGCGCGGCGACCGGCCTCGTGCCGCTGCTGATCGTGCAGGGTGCGGCCCTGACCTTCTTCGCCTTCGTCGGCTTCGAGGACTCGATCAATGTCGGCGAGGAGGTCAAGAACCCGCGCCGCGACCTGCCGCTGGGCATACTGACCGTCATGGGGATCACCGCCCTCCTCTATATCGGCGTCGCGGTCACCGCCGTCTCGGTGGTTCCATGGCGCGAGCTGGCCGAGGCCAAGGCGCCGCTGGCCCACGTGATGACAACCGCCGCGCCATGGCTGCCCGGCTGGACCTTCGTAGTCATCACGGTCTTCGCCGTCGCCAACAGCGCGCTCGTCAACTACGTCACCGCCTCGCGGCTGCTCTACGGCATGGCCCGCGACGGCCGCCTGCCCGCTCCGCTGTCGAAGGTCCACGCCGGCCGCCGTACGCCGCACGTGGCCATCCTCGTGCTGCTGGCGGTCATCGCGGTGCTGGTGCTGTCGGGCGGCGTCGCCCAGCTGGGCGAGGCCACGACCCTGCTGCTGCTGGCGGTGTTCACCGTCGTCAACCTGGCCCTGCTGGTGCTGCGCCGACGCCCCGGCGAGAAGAAGGGCGCCTTCGAGCCGCCGGCCTTCGTGCCGGCCCTGGGCGCGCTCGTCTGCCTGGGACTGATCGTCGTGCGGGTGAGCACCGGCGCGCTCGCGGCGCCGCTGACGGCGGGGGTGCTGCTGCTGGCGGCGCTGGCGCTCTATGCCCTCATGCCCGGAACGGCGGCAAACGAGGCCCGCTCGCCCGAGCCTTGA